One genomic region from Anopheles bellator chromosome 2, idAnoBellAS_SP24_06.2, whole genome shotgun sequence encodes:
- the LOC131211521 gene encoding mucin-12, which translates to MLFQALGYESIWIYTISLIVMVSMVVTLVSCLCCRRKQEIKNDLLGLEGMVKLTNPEEMLMNSGHSTAGHAAGNGAAGSSSIGCEVRSSTGFGSDIETSNKRTSNAPHRSLPDIPIAEPPGDNNSELYATVGDKVQDLPQGRSPTTSLKKQTSVSQHSSISQADDISSPYARVRSPPHAYDKLRRMEHPYAQVTQPGTSSGAAGLGSGTALGGQSGKTNRAKPRDGGADDDDEEDEDDDELMSPISRRESSQNLEDRDASTVDIPAASAIAGRVSASQDLPYMTPPIVQPPTQHFSGDSQDSSKGYTSISVREPLANLLPQNHPGAGAAKRRQILGDSHYATVSDDSDEMYAAIDDPNNAGDLYTSGSETYAQIQPPNAVTVSVEINTGASSRPQPHPLQASTMASDTLDAGPGGAVAVGSSAAMNRLSNHSTMTTASDEQQHHLPPPPAVSTTALEGGLRAQTFVQHSRQPSSSSCTSSVGNLGSPKPEKRQANSPLPPTPKTLKHQTNSFFSNSNQSVVLVSETESGLANGSISGGGGSSKPKKSPSKDLEGMYAKVMKKNKLSKVPSQNASPVPLRKDGSIDEQQHQQQLQQFLADSEALNGGVGSRMVGFGKVPTSVRHIDTKYDPGYDTIPGGDDGLKKPSSGMVGRLADSRKAADYAKIQKRNAAPNAQDADSEPGYESLPGGHQHDPGYETLNRSHRAESDSDPNYEILRPANVAGGQTLPNTVKSPPSDSTRDSDGYSSIREPIAGRVVVKGPPGGSARSRLEFSGANHPPADDDADSTGPGYSSIREDYDPGYSVISERKKPPPGHDYASITEDTKKRKLNINNNIEPADDESDIYSSIPHTASGTLTLPSPLLTSSSSVVVSPVSGAGSVGPTVDGSTNYCTIPERPGRDGTGVAAGGNLSSSPGYSSISETRTTPSSTDGDGSTSSPDQPIGYGKHNNTTSAATTNNSLSRISSNYESLTGSESDPNYESVKYLNVKENPYERLHNEAGGGVASDPLRKSVTADSLTTDSDTTTPTPSTVAMGSAADSHPIAPTSGTPTDGSDPAATTTPPVSDYFQV; encoded by the exons ATGCTGTTTCAAGCATTGGGTTACGAGTCCATCTGGATCTACACGATTTCACTGATCGTGATGGTGAGCATGGTCGTCACCCTCGTTTCGTGTCTCTGCTGTCGACGGAAACAAGAGATCAA GAATGACCTTCTCGGTCTGGAAGGTATGGTAAAGCTTACGAATCCCGAGGAGATGCTGATGAACTCGGGCCACTCCACGGCTGGCCACGCCGCCGGCAATGGTGCTGCGGGATCTTCGTCTATAGGTTGCGAAGTTCGATCGAGTACCGGCTTTGGATCGGATATTGAGACCAGCAATAAAAG AACTTCCAATGCACCGCATCGCAGTCTTCCGGATATTCCAATTGCGGAGCCACCGGGGGATAACAACTCAGAACTGTACGCCACGGTGGGCGATAAAGTGCAGGACTTGCCGCAGGGCAGAAGTC cCACCACCAgtttaaagaaacaaacaagtgTCTCCCAGCACAGTTCTATTAGCCAGGCGGATGATATTAGCTCTCCTTACGCGCGTGTTCGATCACCACCCCATGCGTATGACAAACTGCGCCGAATGGAGCATCCTTATGCACAGGTGACCCAACCGGGAACGAGCAGTGGAGCGGCCGGTCTGGGTAGCGGTACAGCGCTTGGTGGTCAATCGGGGAAGACGAATCGTGCAAAACCGCGGGACGGTggtgccgacgacgatgacgaagaggacgaggacgatgatgagctgATGAGTCCCATCTCGCGCCGCGAGTCGTCTCAAAATTTAGAGGATCGAGATGCGTCGACTGTC gATATTCCAGCAGCATCGGCGATTGCGGGACGTGTGTCGGCTAGTCAAGATCTGCCCTACATGACGCCACCAATTGTTcaaccaccaacacagcaCTTCAGCGGTGATTCTCAAGACTCGTCCA AAGGTTACACGAGCATAAGTGTGCGAGAACCGTTAGCGAACCTCTTACCACAGAACCATCCGGGTGCAGGGGCTGCCAAGCGCCGGCAGATACTAGGAGATTCACACTACGCGACCGTGTCGGATGATTCCGATGAGATGTACGCCGCGATTGATGATCCCAACAATGCGGGCGATCTCTACACAAGTGGCTCCGAGACGTACGCTCAGATTCAACCGCCGAACGCGGTGACGGTGTCGGTTGAGATCAATACTGGTGCCTCCAGTCGTCCTCAACCCCATCCGCTGCAAGCATCGACGATGGCAAGTGATACTCTAGACGCTGGCCCGGGtggcgccgtcgccgtcgggtCTTCTGCCGCAATGAATCGCCTTAGCAATCACAGCACCATGACCACGGCTAGcgatgagcagcagcatcatcttccaccaccgccagcggtTAGCACGACGGCGCTTGAAGGTGGTCTACGGGCTCAAACGTTCGTTCAACATTCGCGCCAGCCATCGTCTTCTAGCTGTACGAGCTCCGTGGGCAACCTTGGGTCACCGAAGCCGGAAAAACGGCAAGCAAACAGCCCGCTTCCTCCCACACCAAAGACACTCAAACACCAGACCAACAGTTTCTTCAGCAATTCTAACCAATCGGTGGTGTTGGTTAGTGAGACCGAAAGTGGCCTCGCGAATGGTTCGATTAGCGGAGgaggtggcagcagcaaaccgaagaaaagTCCCTCCAAAGACTTGGAAGGAATGTACGCCAAG gtgatgaagaaaaataagcTATCGAAAGTGCCGTCCCAAAATGCGTCTCCGGTGCCGCTGCGCAAAGATGGTTCGATCGAcgagcagcaacatcaacagcaactgcagcagttTCTAGCTGATTCCGAAGCCCTCAACGGAGGGGTGGGTAGCCGAATGGTGGGTTTCGGAAAGGTGCCCACAAGCGTGCGACATATTGACACAAAGTACGATCCCGGCTACGATACGATCCCGGGAGGTGATGATGGCTTAAAAAAGCCATCTAGCGGAATGGTTGGAAGATTGGCCGACAGTCGCAAAGCGGCCGATTATGCAAAGATTCAAAAACGAAATGCCGCGCCGAACGCGCAAGATG CGGACAGCGAACCAGGATATGAGAGTTTACCGGGAGGCCACCAGCATGATCCGGGGTACGAAACGTTAAACCGATCCCATCGGGCCGAATCGGATTCAGATCCGAACTACGAAATACTGCGTCCAGCGAACGTGGCAGGTGGCCAAACACTTCCAAACACAGTAAAATCGCCACCGAGTGACTCAACCCGTGACAGTGACGGGTACAGCAGCATACGAGAGCCAATCGCTGGACGAGTGGTTGTTAAAGGGCCACCGGGAGGAAGTGCTCGCAGTCGGTTAGAGTTTAGCGGAGCCAATCACCCACCTGCGGACGATGACGCAGATAGCACCGGGCCGGGATACAGCAGCATACGTGAAGATTACGATCCGGGTTACAGTGTAAtttcggagcgaaaaaaaccgcCCCCCGGCCATGATTATGCGAGCATCACGGAGGATACGAAAAAGCGGAAACttaacatcaacaacaatatcGAACCTGCCGACGACGAGTCAGACATTTACTCGAGTATTCCGCATACCGCATCTGGCACGTTAACGCTTCCTTCTCCACTGCTCAcgtcatcgtcttcggtgGTTGTTAGTCCCGTTAGCGGTGCTGGGAGTGTGGGACCCACCGTGGACGGTAGCACTAATTACTGTACCATCCCCGAACGGCCGGGCCGCGATGGTACCGGGGTAGCAGCGGGAGGCAACCTTTCTTCATCGCCGGGTTATTCGAGTATTTCGGAAACACGCACCACACCTTCGtcaaccgacggcgacggcagtACTAGTTCACCCGATCAACCGATTGGTTACGGTAAGCACAACAACACTACGAGCGCCGCCACGACAAACAACAGCTTGAGCCGGATATCGAGCAATTACGAGTCATTAACGGGCAGCGAATCCGATCCCAACTATGAATCTGTCAAGTATCTCAACGTGAAAGAGAACCCGTACGAGCGGCTACACAACGAAGCAGGGGGAGGTGTGGCATCCGATCCACTACGCAAATCTGTCACCGCTGACTCGTTGACTACCGACTCCGATACGACCACGCCGACACCGAGTACGGTAGCTATGGGCAGCGCTGCCGACAGTCACCCTATTGCCCCTACCAGTGGCACTCCAACGGACGGCAGTGATCctgcggccaccaccacgccacccGTCAGTGATTACTTCCAGGTCTAA
- the LOC131209517 gene encoding uncharacterized protein LOC131209517 isoform X1, whose translation MDHEIAHFALLVCFGLLLEPSGASHTILSALTAGYLLPCGDTSCREDTEVCKEDRYCDCRPHFEDLGSLECVPCPGEGQFCRDCCISEALTCYRGICQRCAVDSSGNCISQESLFFLTAAQVALATAMVLGVISLSFLLYKTLRSRLRRNNSTAEREVRQSVVSRVSLSSIQQRVVRRLRDRPPKYETRHNYEHHQRQNSQQNAPSNTSEDATGDRSIPVGGPPPAYEGDTLSLAENPPPYTPESVSGDQIAVIDISSPVAPDPLPNTGASNGPRCSQGIINQVFEPDKVDPPPAAQSIDGTSEARAKDGCYDIRLVNNDDKVVYM comes from the exons atggacCACGAGATAGCACATTTTGCCCTGCTGGTTTGCTTTGGCCTGCTCCTGGAACCGTCCGGTGCATCACATACAATTCTGTCCG CCTTAACAGCTGGGTATTTGCTCCCATGCGGCGATACGAGCTGCCGTGAGGATACGGAAGTGTGCAAAGAAGACCGCTACTGTGACTGTAGGCCTCACTTTGAAGATCTCGGATCGCTCGAATGTGTGCCGTGCCCGGGTGAAGGACAGTTTTGTCGGGATTGCTGTATAAGCGAAGCACTCACCTGCTATCGTGGAATCTGCCAACGATGCGCTGTTGATAGTAGTGGAAACTGCAT CAGCCAAGAGTCATTGTTTTTCTTGACTGCAGCCCAAGTTGCGCTAGCCACCGCGATGGTACTTGGGGTGATATCCTTGAGCTTTCTACTGTACAAAACTCTTCGCTCTCGATTGAG GCGGAATAATTCGACTGCAGAAAGGGAAGTCCGTCAATCGGTCGTTAGCCGTGTGTCGTTGTCATCGATACAACAGCGAGTGGTTCGCCGTTTACGGGATCGTCCGCCAAAGTATGAAACAAGGCACAACTATGAGCACCACCAAAGGCAAAACAGCCAGCAAAATGCCCCGTCTAACACTTCCGAGGATGCAACTGGGGATCGATCCATTCCCGTGGGGGGTCCACCGCCCGCATACGAAGGAGACACT TTGTCGTTAGCAGAAAATCCCCCTCCGTATACGCCAGAGTCAGTAAGTGGAGATCAAATTGCAGTGATCGATATTTCTTCACCAGTTGCACCAGATCCCCTGCCGAACACAGGCGCTTCGAATGGCCCGAGGTGTTCGCAAGGAATCATTAATCAAGTCTTCGAGCCAGATAAGGTTGATCCTCCGCCGGCCGCGCAGTCGATCGACGGAACAAGCGAAGCACGCGCCAAGGATGGGTGCTACGACATTCGTCTAGTCAATAACGATGATAAGGTGGTGTACATGTAA
- the LOC131209517 gene encoding uncharacterized protein LOC131209517 isoform X2, protein MDHEIAHFALLVCFGLLLEPSGASHTILSALTAGYLLPCGDTSCREDTEVCKEDRYCDCRPHFEDLGSLECVPCPGEGQFCRDCCISEALTCYRGICQRCAVDSSGNCIQESLFFLTAAQVALATAMVLGVISLSFLLYKTLRSRLRRNNSTAEREVRQSVVSRVSLSSIQQRVVRRLRDRPPKYETRHNYEHHQRQNSQQNAPSNTSEDATGDRSIPVGGPPPAYEGDTLSLAENPPPYTPESVSGDQIAVIDISSPVAPDPLPNTGASNGPRCSQGIINQVFEPDKVDPPPAAQSIDGTSEARAKDGCYDIRLVNNDDKVVYM, encoded by the exons atggacCACGAGATAGCACATTTTGCCCTGCTGGTTTGCTTTGGCCTGCTCCTGGAACCGTCCGGTGCATCACATACAATTCTGTCCG CCTTAACAGCTGGGTATTTGCTCCCATGCGGCGATACGAGCTGCCGTGAGGATACGGAAGTGTGCAAAGAAGACCGCTACTGTGACTGTAGGCCTCACTTTGAAGATCTCGGATCGCTCGAATGTGTGCCGTGCCCGGGTGAAGGACAGTTTTGTCGGGATTGCTGTATAAGCGAAGCACTCACCTGCTATCGTGGAATCTGCCAACGATGCGCTGTTGATAGTAGTGGAAACTGCAT CCAAGAGTCATTGTTTTTCTTGACTGCAGCCCAAGTTGCGCTAGCCACCGCGATGGTACTTGGGGTGATATCCTTGAGCTTTCTACTGTACAAAACTCTTCGCTCTCGATTGAG GCGGAATAATTCGACTGCAGAAAGGGAAGTCCGTCAATCGGTCGTTAGCCGTGTGTCGTTGTCATCGATACAACAGCGAGTGGTTCGCCGTTTACGGGATCGTCCGCCAAAGTATGAAACAAGGCACAACTATGAGCACCACCAAAGGCAAAACAGCCAGCAAAATGCCCCGTCTAACACTTCCGAGGATGCAACTGGGGATCGATCCATTCCCGTGGGGGGTCCACCGCCCGCATACGAAGGAGACACT TTGTCGTTAGCAGAAAATCCCCCTCCGTATACGCCAGAGTCAGTAAGTGGAGATCAAATTGCAGTGATCGATATTTCTTCACCAGTTGCACCAGATCCCCTGCCGAACACAGGCGCTTCGAATGGCCCGAGGTGTTCGCAAGGAATCATTAATCAAGTCTTCGAGCCAGATAAGGTTGATCCTCCGCCGGCCGCGCAGTCGATCGACGGAACAAGCGAAGCACGCGCCAAGGATGGGTGCTACGACATTCGTCTAGTCAATAACGATGATAAGGTGGTGTACATGTAA
- the LOC131209518 gene encoding huntingtin-interacting protein K, whose product MTESEPVNGVDDANDKKQKKSSKHDSGAADLERVTDYAEEKEITSHNLCSNAANLFEAKRNKENAEKLAKERELQKVQVKKEDIELIMREIETTRVKAEQTLREHRGDLVAALEALTN is encoded by the exons ATGACCGAATCGGAACCCGTTAACGGTGTCGACGATGCTAACgacaaaaagcagaagaaatcCTCCAAGCATGACAGCGGGGCAGCCGATTTGGAGCGAGTAACAGACTATGCCGAGGAGAAGGAAATCACGTCCCACAACCTGTGTTCGAAC GCCGCAAACCTATTCGAAGCTAAGCGCAATAAGGAAAATGCTGAAAAGCTAGCCAAAGAACGAGAACTGCAGAAGGTGCAAGTGAAAAAGGAGGACATAGAACTGATC ATGCGTGAAATAGAAACAACACGGGTGAAAGCCGAGCAGACGTTACGGGAACATCGAGGAGACCTAGTAGCTGCGCTGGAAGCACTCACGAACTAG
- the LOC131210452 gene encoding zinc finger protein 830 → MSAMFKQAKKKYSQQDLRRIMSETKAKQLQQPQSAAKRIESPLARYNDAGQLSCVLCKSVVRSEAVWKVHINSKQHKENVQSAKKLKEDPLRTVAPPIGSGVLTSRESHLKRSAAPVIGPEIAPPKKLKGILKTSANSDVQPDGALPDDFFDASTTGGVSSIRRELVNIRLPEKHRDQKVEPMEHDGAEPSAIGVALPTDEEKLPEGFFDDPKMDAKARNQEYKDPNDEEWDRFQKEIKEATNVSLAIISEEQEESTAERQIAEIDEQIRNWSRVLDLEKKKERAKTLKDGRTRGNPNGTGLSHRNKPLIDGDDNDDDDDDEEFEEFLDWRSKKSYK, encoded by the exons ATGTCCGCAATGTTCAAGCAAGCAAAGAAAAAGTACTCTCAGCAAGATCTTCGTCGAATCATGAGCGAGACGAAGGCCAAACAACTTCAACAACCACAGAGCGCAGCAAAACGAATCGAGTCGCCGCTAGCGAG GTATAACGATGCAGGTCAGTTGTCGTGCGTTCTCTGTAAGTCAGTGGTACGGTCGGAGGCTGTTTGGAAAGTTCACATCAATTCTAAACAACATAAAGAAAATGTACAATCGGCCAAAAAATTAAAGGAAGATCCACTACGAACGGTAGCACCACCGATTGGATCTGGTGTACTGACCAGCAGAGAATCGCATCTGAAACGTTCTGCGGCACCCGTAATTGGTCCAGAAATTGCCCCTCCGAAAAAGCTCAAAGGGATCCTCAAAACGTCTGCGAATTCTGATGTCCAACCGGATGGGGCATTGCCAGATGATTTTTTTGACGCCTCAACGACTGGCGGAGTGTCGAGCATTCGCAGAGAACTCGTTAACATACGGTTGCCCGAAAAACATAGGGATCAGAAAGTGGAACCAATGGAACACGACGGTGCGGAACCCAGTGCCATTGGCGTGGCTTTACCTACGGATGAGGAAAAGCTACCGGAAGGATTTTTCGATGACCCAAAAATGGACGCCAAGGCACGCAATCAGGAATACAAGGATCCAAATGATGAAGAATGGGATCGCTTCCAAAAGGAAATTAAAGAGGCAACGAACGTGTCGTTAGCCATCATTAGCGAAGAGCAGGAGGAGTCTACGGCCGAGAGGCAAATTGCGGAAATCGACGAACAGATTCGAAACTGGTCGCGAGTGTTGGATctagagaagaaaaaagaaagggccAAAACGCTGAAAGATGGTCGGACGAGAGGTAATCCAAACGGGACCGGCCTGTCGCACAGGAACAAGCCGTtgatcgacggcgacgataatgatgacgatgacgacgatgaagagTTTGAAGAGTTTTTGGATTGGAGGTCAAAAAAATCGTACAAATAG